In Populus trichocarpa isolate Nisqually-1 chromosome 12, P.trichocarpa_v4.1, whole genome shotgun sequence, a genomic segment contains:
- the LOC18108872 gene encoding uncharacterized protein LOC18108872 — translation MACIQHSRNALRRIIAKETSLKSSDGAIHPLLYACQGVRYKKLEVILTTSIEKLGKAGQTVKVAPGHFRNHLMPKLLAVPNIEKFAHLIREQRKIYQPEEEEEVKVVKETMEDKMKEYETAAKRLVKARLAFRVGINTAKFRARESKDDPIEILSPVTKDDILREVTRQFNVQIEPDNVHLPSPLTALGEFEVPLRFPKSIPLPEGKVKWTLQVKIRGK, via the exons ATGGCTTGTATTCAGCACAGCAGAAATGCTCTACGGCGAATTATTGCTAAAGAAACCAGCTTGAAGAGCTCTGATGGTGCTATACATCCATTGTTATATGCATGTCAAGGCGTTAGATATAAGAAGTTAGAAGTTATTCTTACAACA AGCATAGAGAAGCTTGGGAAAGCTGGTCAGACAGTTAAGGTTGCGCCAGGGCATTTTCGCAACCATCTGATGCCCAAATTACTTGCTGTCCCTAACATCGAAAAGTTTGCGCATCTTATCAGGGAGCAACGCAAG ATTTACCAACCcgaggaagaagaggaggtgAAAGTAGTTAAAGAGACAATGGAAGATAAGATGAAAGAATACGAAACAGCAGCAAAACGCTTAGTAAAAGCCCGGCTG GCTTTTAGGGTAGGGATCAATACTGCAAAATTCCGTGCCCGTGAATCAAAAGATGACCCAATAGAAATTCTTTCACCAGTGACAAAGGATGATATTTTAAGAGAG GTGACAAGGCAATTCAATGTGCAGATTGAACCTGACAACGTGCATCTTCCATCACCTTTGACTGCTCTTGGAGAGTTTGAGGTGCCACTACGCTTCCCAAAGTCTATTCCGTTGCCAGAGGGAAAGGTTAAATGGACACTTCAGGTCAAGATTCGGggtaaataa